In Flavobacterium sp. CS20, a single window of DNA contains:
- the murQ gene encoding N-acetylmuramic acid 6-phosphate etherase: MAEDFKKITEQNSYYNDLEQKSVSELTKIINKEDQTVANAVEKSLSQIETLIKEVVKQVSSGGRLFYIGAGTSGRLGILDASECPPTFGVSDDVVIGLIAGGDQAIRKAVEFAEDNTELGWQDLQAYNIHKGDIVIGIVASGTTPYVLGAIEHCKSHNIPTGCITCNPKSPLAKAVDFPIEVVVGPEVVTGSSRMKAGTAQKMILNMISTALMIKLGRVEGHKMVDMQLSNHKLVNRGVQMIREALKVSEAKAKQLLNQHKSVRQAIANGQKTHQ; encoded by the coding sequence ATGGCAGAAGATTTTAAAAAAATAACAGAGCAAAATTCCTATTATAATGATTTAGAACAAAAATCAGTTTCTGAATTGACTAAGATAATTAATAAAGAAGATCAAACTGTTGCAAATGCCGTAGAAAAATCATTATCTCAAATTGAAACCTTAATAAAAGAAGTGGTCAAACAAGTTTCTTCAGGCGGTCGATTGTTTTACATTGGTGCAGGCACAAGCGGCCGACTCGGGATTTTAGATGCCAGCGAATGTCCACCAACTTTTGGCGTCAGTGATGATGTGGTGATTGGACTGATTGCTGGCGGAGATCAAGCCATTAGAAAAGCCGTAGAATTTGCTGAAGACAATACTGAATTAGGTTGGCAAGATTTACAAGCTTACAATATCCACAAAGGCGATATCGTGATTGGCATTGTCGCTTCAGGCACGACACCTTATGTGCTTGGTGCTATTGAACATTGTAAATCTCACAATATTCCAACAGGTTGTATCACTTGCAATCCAAAAAGCCCTTTAGCCAAAGCTGTAGATTTTCCAATAGAAGTGGTTGTTGGACCAGAAGTGGTTACTGGTAGCTCTCGTATGAAAGCTGGCACGGCACAAAAAATGATTTTGAATATGATTTCTACTGCATTAATGATAAAACTCGGTCGCGTTGAAGGTCACAAAATGGTAGATATGCAATTGAGTAATCACAAGCTCGTCAATCGAGGTGTGCAAATGATTCGTGAAGCTTTAAAAGTAAGCGAAGCTAAAGCAAAACAATTATTAAACCAACATAAAAGCGTAAGACAAGCCATAGCCAATGGACAGAAAACACACCAATAA
- a CDS encoding DUF6095 family protein, with translation MDRKHTNKELLKKGIKYLAAALPLSLLGPSVLYSAFNNQDHTYFLPVVIIGFLLFFGAMFCIFKGIMTIVKAIFD, from the coding sequence ATGGACAGAAAACACACCAATAAAGAGTTACTTAAAAAAGGGATAAAATATTTAGCAGCCGCTTTGCCTCTGTCGCTTTTAGGTCCGTCTGTTTTATATTCTGCGTTTAATAATCAAGACCATACTTATTTTTTACCAGTCGTTATCATAGGATTTTTACTCTTTTTTGGTGCCATGTTTTGTATTTTTAAAGGAATTATGACAATTGTTAAGGCGATTTTTGATTAG
- a CDS encoding glycoside hydrolase family 108 protein — protein sequence MKKALYLLVLCLILACEKDNQVVSALENNKENSIKLEYVSRKAYQDKPEVNKVIKRFSLIKAQYLKSSIGQDRYDNILAKTTYLPEYDVTIQEDYVAHIQAGDYESFTYQIVNTYIDDELHNLFLSKRNDGSYEAYIMKYPLTEDQKTQIANGIKPTNLHENHILIPFDDSGEFPRTESSSLVCNDVNPCLSYPCCVNDNGTNVYMFGPNTCATMNSEYLGGGNWFITYTPTACPEFTPTDGNEGGGSGDGCTTTDPNNGGDNGTDGGDIPCEVDPNCPDGNDPNDGSTSGGGGGSTNSDDENNDSSSNQDDEDDEDECIPVGEEINGFLQCSDVTTPVLCVEGECVDDEDCNTFELRMEDLFNTEGGFVNDPVDKGGPTNKGISYYVWLENAQNVLGIEPTLENLQALTEEKAKLIYRSRYWDPILADDINDGDIRWLLFDFFVNAGSNAVKTLQETLNQLGENVSSDGVMGPQTITALNQFDDIVLLYNTFKNNRQQYYNTITQNSVNKYLEENPNAGILEINNNTFQKFIDGWTNRVNEFLDKSENNKTNVNC from the coding sequence ATGAAAAAAGCTTTATACCTATTAGTTTTATGCTTAATTTTAGCTTGTGAGAAAGATAATCAAGTCGTCAGTGCACTTGAAAATAATAAAGAAAACTCTATAAAGTTAGAGTATGTATCAAGAAAAGCCTACCAAGACAAACCAGAAGTCAACAAAGTGATAAAACGATTTAGCTTAATTAAAGCCCAATATTTAAAGAGTAGCATAGGTCAAGATAGATATGATAATATTCTGGCAAAGACGACTTATTTACCAGAATATGACGTGACCATACAAGAGGATTATGTTGCACATATACAAGCAGGCGACTATGAATCTTTTACCTACCAAATTGTTAATACTTATATAGACGACGAGTTGCATAATTTGTTTTTAAGTAAACGTAATGATGGTTCTTATGAAGCTTATATCATGAAATATCCGCTAACAGAAGATCAGAAAACACAAATAGCAAATGGTATAAAGCCAACCAATTTACATGAAAATCATATACTTATACCTTTTGATGATTCAGGTGAGTTTCCTCGAACTGAATCATCATCATTAGTTTGTAACGATGTAAATCCTTGTTTATCTTACCCTTGTTGTGTAAACGATAATGGTACAAATGTATACATGTTTGGACCAAATACATGTGCGACGATGAATTCAGAGTATTTAGGAGGAGGTAACTGGTTTATAACATATACTCCAACTGCTTGCCCTGAATTTACACCTACTGATGGTAACGAAGGTGGTGGGTCTGGTGATGGATGTACTACAACAGATCCTAATAATGGTGGAGATAATGGAACAGATGGAGGGGATATTCCTTGTGAAGTAGATCCAAATTGCCCTGATGGCAATGATCCAAACGATGGATCCACATCTGGTGGCGGAGGTGGTTCAACCAATTCTGATGACGAAAATAATGATTCTTCAAGTAACCAAGATGATGAGGATGATGAAGATGAGTGTATTCCAGTAGGAGAAGAGATTAATGGGTTTTTACAATGTTCTGATGTGACTACACCTGTGCTTTGTGTTGAGGGTGAATGTGTGGACGATGAGGATTGTAATACTTTTGAATTAAGAATGGAAGATTTATTTAATACAGAAGGTGGCTTTGTAAATGACCCTGTTGACAAAGGAGGTCCTACTAATAAGGGCATATCATACTATGTATGGTTAGAAAATGCTCAGAATGTGCTTGGTATAGAACCAACATTAGAAAATTTACAAGCTTTGACAGAAGAAAAGGCTAAATTAATTTACAGGTCAAGATATTGGGATCCTATTTTAGCAGATGATATTAATGATGGTGATATAAGATGGCTACTTTTTGATTTTTTTGTTAATGCTGGAAGTAATGCTGTTAAAACTCTACAAGAAACTTTAAACCAATTAGGAGAAAATGTTTCCTCTGATGGCGTTATGGGTCCTCAAACAATAACCGCTCTGAATCAGTTTGACGATATAGTATTATTATATAATACCTTTAAGAATAATAGACAACAATATTACAATACTATTACTCAAAATAGCGTTAATAAATATTTAGAAGAAAACCCTAATGCAGGTATTTTAGAGATTAATAATAATACATTTCAAAAATTTATCGATGGTTGGACAAACAGGGTCAATGAATTTTTAGATAAATCCGAAAATAATAAAACAAACGTAAATTGTTAA
- a CDS encoding DUF6705 family protein, which produces MKKIILNIFFIFVTLNIFSQNINDPFVGTWEWENNNQIFRVILYLDEDEDIRGDFEMVEVLGNNLESLIYESNKDNGFGYKYGPVIFGGSDGTELGATFTDNTVTHPYGQLSGELKMVIQLSNTPGLTTATWQVRRTRGLKRADDDRTFNIPTNIILTKVD; this is translated from the coding sequence ATGAAAAAAATAATATTAAATATATTTTTTATATTTGTTACTTTAAATATTTTCTCTCAAAATATAAATGACCCTTTTGTTGGAACTTGGGAATGGGAAAATAACAATCAAATCTTTAGAGTAATACTTTATTTAGATGAAGATGAAGATATAAGAGGAGATTTTGAAATGGTGGAAGTTTTAGGTAATAACCTAGAATCATTAATCTATGAATCTAATAAAGATAACGGCTTTGGTTATAAATATGGTCCTGTAATATTTGGAGGAAGTGATGGAACAGAATTAGGTGCGACTTTTACAGATAACACCGTAACTCACCCATATGGTCAGCTTTCTGGAGAGCTTAAGATGGTAATACAGCTTTCAAATACGCCGGGATTGACTACAGCAACATGGCAGGTAAGAAGAACTAGAGGTTTAAAAAGGGCTGATGATGATAGAACTTTTAATATACCCACAAATATTATACTTACAAAAGTCGATTAA
- a CDS encoding IS3 family transposase yields the protein MTKQAFYKRLKAQQKQQIDHQKLIKMVKDYRKKVGSKTGGIKLYAELKQDFIDTDIKIGRDKFYRFLKHNNLLVPKSKNYITTTNSNHMYKKYKNLVKDQVPRRPEQLWVSDITYIKTQNGHNYLALVTDAYSKQIMGYKLDNHMRTSLCKDALAMAIKNRKYPNQELIHHSDRGFQYCNPKYTSFAENNGITMSMTEQIRPL from the coding sequence ATCACTAAACAAGCCTTCTACAAACGACTTAAAGCCCAACAAAAACAACAAATAGACCATCAAAAACTAATTAAAATGGTTAAAGATTATCGTAAGAAAGTTGGCTCTAAAACAGGTGGTATCAAGCTATATGCTGAATTGAAACAAGACTTCATAGATACCGATATTAAGATAGGTAGAGACAAGTTCTATCGTTTTTTAAAACACAATAATCTACTTGTTCCAAAAAGTAAAAATTACATCACCACAACTAACTCTAACCACATGTACAAAAAATATAAAAACCTTGTAAAAGACCAAGTTCCCAGAAGACCTGAACAACTCTGGGTAAGCGACATCACTTATATTAAAACGCAAAACGGACACAACTATCTCGCCTTGGTTACAGACGCCTATTCTAAACAAATTATGGGTTATAAACTCGACAACCATATGAGAACATCGCTTTGCAAAGATGCACTCGCTATGGCTATTAAAAACAGAAAGTACCCTAACCAAGAACTCATTCATCATTCCGATAGAGGCTTCCAGTATTGTAATCCTAAATACACAAGTTTTGCTGAAAACAATGGTATTACAATGAGCATGACCGAACAAATACGACCCTTATGA
- a CDS encoding helix-turn-helix domain-containing protein, giving the protein MKSKKEQRRKKSYQKVTLETKLLVVDQIVNGQLSRKVASKKYDVPRTTISYWLRIYSTLAQQKIGMSKNQEIKKLKEKIEELEFVKDFQQDIIADMELITGVDMAKKSLPKTLAKEIERKKKDRIKENGSMDVLGSLNKPSTNDLKPNKNNK; this is encoded by the coding sequence ATGAAATCAAAAAAAGAACAACGGCGAAAAAAAAGCTACCAAAAAGTAACTTTAGAAACCAAATTATTAGTTGTTGACCAAATCGTAAACGGTCAGCTCTCAAGAAAAGTCGCCTCAAAGAAATATGACGTTCCTCGGACAACTATTTCCTACTGGCTAAGAATTTATAGTACCTTAGCCCAACAAAAAATAGGTATGAGTAAAAATCAAGAAATCAAGAAATTAAAAGAAAAGATCGAAGAACTGGAGTTCGTTAAAGACTTTCAGCAAGACATCATTGCTGATATGGAACTCATTACAGGAGTGGATATGGCAAAAAAGTCGTTGCCCAAAACATTAGCAAAAGAGATAGAGCGAAAGAAGAAAGACCGTATAAAAGAAAATGGCTCTATGGATGTTTTGGGATCACTAAACAAGCCTTCTACAAACGACTTAAAGCCCAACAAAAACAACAAATAG
- a CDS encoding MFS transporter has protein sequence MKSILSKGHPKLLHAWAFYDWANSVYSLVISSAIFPVYYGALTLTKNVKGEVINDRVEFFGFSFNNDALISYTTALAFLVVVIISPILSGIADNLGNKKRFMQFFCYLGGVSCIGLYFFELEYLGVGLLFYFLGLIGFWGSLVFYNSYLPDIAHKDQQDQVSAKGFSLGYIGSVILLLLCLGMILNYEMLGFENESLPTRLSFVLTGIWWIGFSQYSFYYLPQIKNENSKPLKQIILGGYKELRQVYRKIKLASKFKHFLTAFFMYSIAVQTIMLIATYFGVKEIQWSKGDATTGLITSILLIQFVAIAGAFFSARLTKHYANERVLIGINIIWVGVCIYAFFIKTPIQFYVLAFFVGLVMGAIQSLSRSTFSKYIPETETDTTSFFSFYDVTEKIGIVIGMSIYALVAQLTGNVRYAILVLLLCFVFGIYKLFQILKLSKR, from the coding sequence ATGAAGTCAATTCTATCTAAAGGTCATCCTAAATTGCTTCATGCTTGGGCGTTTTATGATTGGGCTAATTCAGTTTATAGCCTCGTCATTTCTTCGGCTATTTTTCCTGTTTATTATGGTGCGTTAACCTTAACCAAAAATGTTAAAGGTGAAGTTATTAACGACCGTGTTGAATTTTTTGGATTTTCTTTTAACAATGATGCACTTATCAGTTATACCACAGCTTTAGCTTTTTTGGTAGTTGTGATTATTAGTCCAATTTTGAGTGGAATTGCAGATAATTTGGGTAACAAAAAACGCTTTATGCAGTTTTTTTGCTACCTCGGTGGAGTGTCGTGTATCGGTTTATATTTTTTTGAATTAGAATATTTAGGTGTTGGACTTTTATTTTACTTTTTAGGATTGATTGGTTTTTGGGGTAGTTTGGTGTTTTACAACTCATATTTGCCTGATATTGCACATAAAGATCAACAAGATCAAGTCAGTGCAAAAGGTTTTTCTTTAGGCTATATTGGGAGTGTGATTTTGCTGTTGCTATGCTTAGGAATGATACTTAATTATGAGATGTTAGGTTTTGAAAACGAGAGTTTGCCAACGCGATTATCATTTGTTTTAACAGGAATTTGGTGGATTGGTTTTAGTCAATACAGTTTTTATTATTTACCTCAGATCAAAAATGAAAATTCCAAACCTTTAAAGCAGATTATTTTAGGCGGTTATAAAGAATTAAGACAAGTCTATAGAAAAATTAAGTTGGCATCAAAATTCAAACACTTTTTAACCGCTTTCTTTATGTATAGTATAGCGGTTCAAACCATTATGCTGATTGCAACATATTTTGGGGTTAAAGAAATTCAATGGTCAAAAGGCGATGCTACTACTGGATTGATTACAAGTATTTTACTGATTCAATTTGTGGCAATTGCAGGTGCTTTTTTTTCTGCAAGACTCACAAAACATTACGCCAATGAACGCGTGCTAATTGGTATTAACATCATTTGGGTTGGGGTTTGTATCTATGCTTTTTTTATAAAAACACCAATTCAGTTTTATGTTCTTGCCTTTTTCGTCGGTTTAGTAATGGGTGCGATACAAAGTTTGTCGCGATCTACTTTTTCAAAATATATTCCAGAAACGGAAACCGATACCACATCTTTTTTTAGTTTTTACGATGTTACCGAAAAAATAGGTATTGTGATTGGGATGAGTATTTACGCTTTAGTAGCTCAATTGACAGGCAATGTGCGTTATGCTATTTTAGTGCTTTTGCTTTGTTTTGTATTCGGAATTTATAAACTCTTTCAAATTTTAAAACTGTCTAAAAGGTAG
- a CDS encoding M48 family metallopeptidase gives MKIKHISFLTFIVLMLVNCNTNPFTGKKTMAFVSNEKLIPMSFQEYNKVITENKVIKGTTEAETLKRVGNKIKVATERWLDANGYQGYTKDYEWEFNLIDDDETVNAWAMPGGKVAFYTGILPIAENERGIATIMGLEVAHALANHGQQRMSASILRQVGAVAGSVALSDQDPEVQQGFMSAYGAGSQVLGMLPFSRKHRTEADRIGLTLMAIAGYDPTDAYKLWERMANAGNGEQPPEFLSTHPSHETRISNLKNWASEAKETAKKFGVTSFK, from the coding sequence ATGAAAATCAAACATATTTCATTTCTTACTTTCATAGTTTTGATGTTGGTCAATTGCAATACAAATCCTTTTACGGGTAAAAAAACGATGGCCTTTGTATCCAACGAAAAGCTGATTCCTATGTCTTTTCAGGAATATAATAAGGTGATAACTGAAAACAAAGTTATTAAAGGCACAACAGAAGCAGAAACACTTAAACGGGTTGGAAATAAAATAAAAGTTGCGACAGAACGATGGCTTGATGCAAACGGCTATCAAGGTTATACTAAAGATTATGAGTGGGAATTTAATCTTATAGATGATGATGAAACTGTCAATGCTTGGGCTATGCCTGGTGGAAAAGTTGCATTTTATACAGGGATTTTACCTATTGCTGAAAATGAACGTGGCATAGCAACCATTATGGGTCTCGAAGTAGCTCACGCCTTAGCCAATCACGGTCAACAGCGCATGAGTGCTAGTATATTGCGACAAGTTGGTGCTGTGGCAGGTTCAGTTGCTTTAAGCGATCAAGACCCAGAAGTGCAACAAGGTTTTATGTCGGCTTATGGTGCGGGTTCTCAAGTACTTGGGATGTTGCCCTTTAGCCGTAAGCACAGAACTGAAGCTGACAGAATTGGTTTAACATTAATGGCTATTGCAGGCTACGACCCAACCGATGCCTATAAACTTTGGGAACGCATGGCTAATGCTGGAAACGGAGAGCAACCACCTGAATTTTTAAGTACACACCCTTCACACGAGACTAGAATTAGTAACCTTAAAAATTGGGCGTCTGAAGCTAAGGAAACCGCTAAAAAGTTTGGCGTTACTTCATTTAAATAG
- a CDS encoding phosphoribosyltransferase family protein translates to MNKGTLILNDKQIQHKIKRIAFQVLEFYDGKEDLVIAGIAENGYIFAQKLVDQIKTISDIKPLLCEIKIDKKHPQIQPEISLNKSDYQDKSLVLVDDVLNTGTTLIYTVKHLLDVNLKELKTAVLVDRSHKKFPIKADYKGISLSTSLNETVIVNFGKTSTAELV, encoded by the coding sequence ATGAATAAAGGAACATTGATTTTGAACGATAAACAAATTCAACATAAAATTAAACGCATTGCGTTTCAGGTTTTAGAATTTTATGATGGCAAAGAAGATCTTGTTATTGCTGGAATAGCTGAGAATGGTTATATTTTTGCACAAAAGTTGGTCGATCAAATCAAAACCATAAGCGATATTAAACCTTTGCTTTGTGAAATAAAAATTGATAAAAAACACCCGCAAATCCAGCCCGAAATCAGCTTAAACAAATCGGATTATCAAGATAAAAGTTTGGTTTTGGTCGATGACGTTTTAAACACAGGAACGACCTTAATTTATACCGTTAAACACCTTTTAGATGTAAATTTAAAAGAACTGAAAACCGCAGTTTTAGTTGATAGAAGTCATAAAAAATTTCCGATTAAAGCTGATTATAAAGGCATTTCACTTTCTACATCTTTAAATGAAACCGTAATTGTCAATTTTGGAAAAACTTCAACAGCTGAATTGGTATAA
- a CDS encoding hydrogen peroxide-inducible genes activator: MTITQLQYVLAVAEHKNFTKARQHVFVTQPTLSMQIHKLEDELGVEIFNRNKKPIALTQVGQKIVAQARNIVNESYRIQDIVEQQKGYIGGEFKLAIIPTIMPTLLPMFLKNFINRYSKVNLKILELNTTDIIAKLKSGQIDVAIAATPLEVENIVEKPLYYEPFVGYIPESHKLHSKANLSPDDLDSNDILLLEDDHCFKDNILNICKNRNTNHHLPYQIESGSFETLIKLSHEGLGMTLLPYLQTLDLSNQLKKNLKNFKDPKPAREVSLIYHKSELKLQIIKALQETIKGVIKGAIAFQDVEIISPKPK; this comes from the coding sequence ATGACAATTACTCAATTACAATATGTTTTAGCCGTTGCTGAGCATAAAAATTTCACCAAAGCTCGACAGCACGTTTTTGTAACTCAACCTACATTGAGTATGCAAATTCACAAATTAGAAGATGAACTAGGTGTTGAAATTTTTAACAGAAATAAAAAGCCAATTGCTTTAACCCAAGTTGGTCAAAAAATAGTTGCACAAGCCCGTAACATTGTCAATGAAAGCTATAGAATTCAAGATATTGTAGAACAGCAAAAAGGCTATATCGGTGGGGAATTCAAACTGGCAATTATTCCTACAATTATGCCAACTTTATTACCTATGTTTCTTAAAAACTTTATCAATCGCTATTCAAAAGTCAATCTGAAAATTTTAGAACTCAATACAACTGACATTATAGCAAAACTCAAATCTGGACAAATCGATGTCGCCATTGCTGCAACGCCACTTGAAGTCGAAAACATTGTTGAAAAACCTTTGTATTACGAACCATTTGTAGGCTATATTCCAGAGTCTCACAAGCTACATTCTAAGGCTAATTTATCTCCTGATGATTTAGATTCTAACGATATTTTACTCCTTGAAGATGACCATTGTTTTAAGGATAACATTCTAAATATTTGTAAAAACAGAAATACAAATCATCACTTGCCATATCAAATAGAAAGTGGAAGTTTTGAAACACTCATCAAACTTTCTCACGAAGGTTTAGGTATGACTTTATTGCCATATCTTCAAACTTTAGACCTTTCAAATCAACTCAAAAAAAACCTTAAAAATTTCAAAGACCCTAAACCTGCTCGAGAAGTGAGTTTGATTTATCACAAAAGCGAACTCAAATTGCAAATTATAAAGGCTTTACAAGAAACGATAAAAGGTGTGATTAAAGGAGCAATTGCTTTTCAAGATGTAGAAATTATTAGTCCAAAGCCCAAATGA
- the ychF gene encoding redox-regulated ATPase YchF, whose product MKAGIVGLPNVGKSTLFNSLSNAKAQSANFPFCTIEPNIGVVNVPDPRLERLAEIVNPQRVLPATVEIVDIAGLVKGASKGEGLGNQFLGNIRETDAIIHVLRCFEDDNVVHVDGNVDPVRDKETIDIELQLKDLETAEKKLEKVKRAAKTGQKEAQKEAEILQKIVSWLEQGQSVRSLDLDDEDWETFVKPLQFITDKPVMYVCNVNENDAVSGNDMVEKIKAISQNEKALVLTLAVGIEADIAELESYEERKMFLEDIDFEEPGVSKLIRSAYDLLNQQTYFTAGEKEVRAWTVRKGATAPEVAGVIHTDFQKGFIRAEVISFADYDKYASEAKIKEAGKLRIEGKDYIVKDGDVMNFRFNV is encoded by the coding sequence ATGAAAGCAGGAATTGTTGGTTTACCTAACGTGGGCAAATCTACCTTATTTAACTCATTATCTAACGCCAAAGCACAAAGTGCTAATTTTCCCTTTTGCACCATAGAACCCAATATTGGTGTAGTTAACGTGCCTGATCCAAGATTAGAACGGCTCGCAGAAATTGTCAACCCTCAACGAGTTCTTCCAGCAACGGTTGAAATTGTTGATATTGCTGGTTTGGTCAAAGGTGCAAGCAAAGGCGAAGGTTTAGGCAATCAATTTCTGGGAAACATCAGAGAAACCGATGCTATTATTCATGTGTTGAGATGTTTTGAAGATGATAATGTTGTTCACGTTGACGGTAATGTCGATCCAGTTAGAGATAAAGAAACCATTGATATTGAATTACAACTAAAAGATTTAGAAACTGCTGAAAAAAAATTAGAAAAAGTTAAACGTGCCGCCAAAACAGGTCAAAAAGAAGCACAAAAAGAAGCTGAAATTCTTCAAAAAATCGTTTCTTGGTTAGAGCAAGGTCAATCCGTAAGAAGCTTAGACTTGGATGATGAAGATTGGGAAACTTTCGTAAAACCCCTTCAATTTATTACTGATAAACCTGTGATGTATGTTTGCAATGTCAACGAAAATGATGCTGTTAGTGGCAATGATATGGTAGAAAAAATAAAAGCCATAAGTCAAAATGAAAAGGCTTTAGTTTTAACCTTAGCTGTTGGTATTGAAGCTGATATTGCCGAATTAGAATCTTATGAGGAACGCAAAATGTTTCTTGAAGACATCGACTTTGAAGAACCTGGCGTCTCAAAATTAATCCGTTCCGCTTATGACTTGCTTAACCAACAAACCTATTTTACCGCTGGCGAAAAAGAAGTAAGAGCGTGGACAGTACGCAAAGGTGCAACAGCTCCAGAAGTCGCAGGCGTTATCCATACTGATTTTCAAAAAGGCTTTATCAGGGCTGAAGTCATAAGCTTTGCAGACTACGATAAATATGCCAGTGAAGCCAAAATCAAAGAAGCGGGCAAGCTCAGAATAGAAGGCAAAGACTATATCGTTAAAGATGGCGATGTGATGAATTTTAGATTCAACGTCTAA